The Sorangiineae bacterium MSr11367 genome window below encodes:
- a CDS encoding acyl-CoA dehydrogenase family protein produces MNLEIPKKLRPIVEQARLVAENVFRPISRKYDTAEHAYPKELDMLAALLDGMNEGGGRASASNLNRDDGARDPSATTKNGGNMIGVLGMMELCWGDVGLALTIPRQGLGNAAVAAVGTPEQKERFGKAWVAMAITEPSAGSDSAAIRTTARLDGDEWVLQGEKIFVTCGERADAVVVWATLDASIGRAAIKSFLVPKGAPGMKVVRLDKKLGIRASDTATIVFDDCRIPKENILGSPEIDTKKSFAGVMKTFDNTRPIVAAMAVGVARAALDRTKEILARSNVVGRDERPGPNANAVESELHRLEAELEAARLLTMKAAWMADNGIPNSLEASMAKAKAARVANEITLRCVEWCGSVGYGEGELLEKWARDSKILDIFEGTQQIQMLIIARRLLGKSSAELR; encoded by the coding sequence ATGAACCTGGAAATCCCGAAAAAACTCCGCCCCATCGTCGAGCAGGCGCGCCTCGTCGCCGAAAACGTCTTCCGCCCCATCTCGCGCAAGTACGACACCGCCGAGCATGCGTACCCCAAGGAGCTCGACATGCTCGCCGCGCTCCTCGACGGCATGAACGAGGGCGGCGGTCGCGCCTCCGCGAGCAACTTGAACCGCGACGACGGCGCACGCGATCCCTCCGCCACCACGAAGAACGGCGGCAACATGATCGGCGTCCTCGGCATGATGGAGCTCTGTTGGGGCGACGTCGGGCTGGCGCTCACCATCCCGCGGCAAGGCTTGGGCAACGCGGCGGTGGCCGCCGTTGGCACGCCGGAGCAAAAGGAGCGCTTCGGCAAAGCCTGGGTGGCCATGGCCATCACCGAGCCGAGCGCCGGCTCCGACTCCGCCGCCATCCGCACCACCGCGCGCCTCGACGGCGACGAGTGGGTCCTTCAGGGCGAGAAGATCTTCGTCACCTGCGGCGAGCGCGCCGACGCTGTCGTGGTGTGGGCCACGCTCGATGCATCGATCGGACGCGCGGCGATCAAGTCGTTCTTGGTGCCCAAGGGCGCGCCGGGCATGAAGGTCGTGCGGCTCGACAAAAAGCTGGGCATCCGCGCCTCGGACACCGCCACCATCGTGTTCGACGACTGCCGCATCCCCAAAGAGAACATCCTGGGCAGCCCCGAGATCGATACGAAGAAGTCGTTCGCGGGCGTCATGAAGACGTTCGACAACACGCGCCCCATCGTCGCCGCCATGGCCGTCGGCGTGGCCCGCGCCGCACTGGATCGCACCAAGGAGATCCTCGCGCGCAGCAACGTCGTCGGGCGCGACGAGCGCCCCGGCCCCAACGCCAACGCCGTCGAATCCGAGCTGCATCGCCTGGAGGCCGAGCTCGAAGCCGCGCGCCTGCTCACGATGAAGGCCGCCTGGATGGCCGACAACGGCATCCCCAATTCGCTGGAGGCCAGCATGGCGAAGGCCAAAGCCGCCCGCGTGGCCAACGAGATCACGCTCCGCTGCGTCGAATGGTGCGGCAGCGTGGGTTACGGCGAAGGGGAGCTTTTGGAAAAGTGGGCGCGCGATTCGAAGATTCTCGACATCTTCGAGGGCACCCAGCAGATCCAGATGCTCATCATCGCGCGCCGGCTGCTCGGCAAATCGAGCGCAGAACTTCGTTGA
- a CDS encoding HAD-IA family hydrolase: protein MSKPTLLFDLDGTLVDTDPLHFQAFCAMLGECGGPEIDLAYYQKHVMGGGVRDIFARLMPQHTYAEHVGFAGRKEAIFREMVATPPSGGGIGQNPKHGRGGAAGGAVTAAVTGSILQPTRGLLTLLDWAKSQAIRCGLVTNAPRENAGLMLEVLGIAQYFETMVIAEELAHTKPHPLPYLTGLKELGVSADTALAFEDSRSGVRAATAAGIRTVGIRSSLSDQALRDAGAAYAVTDFEDPVLWAELRAAASGYRQVRETSVQNGG from the coding sequence ATGTCGAAGCCCACGTTGCTGTTCGATCTCGATGGGACCCTGGTCGATACGGATCCTCTGCATTTTCAGGCCTTTTGCGCGATGTTGGGCGAGTGCGGCGGGCCAGAAATCGATCTCGCGTATTACCAGAAGCACGTCATGGGCGGTGGTGTCCGCGACATCTTTGCCCGGTTGATGCCCCAGCACACGTACGCGGAGCACGTGGGCTTTGCCGGGCGCAAGGAAGCGATCTTTCGCGAAATGGTGGCAACCCCCCCCTCCGGGGGGGGAATCGGCCAGAACCCGAAGCACGGGCGGGGGGGAGCCGCCGGGGGAGCCGTAACGGCAGCCGTAACGGGATCCATCCTCCAGCCCACCCGAGGCCTCCTCACACTGCTCGATTGGGCCAAGTCGCAAGCGATCCGTTGCGGCCTCGTCACCAATGCGCCGCGTGAAAATGCCGGCCTGATGCTCGAGGTGCTGGGCATCGCGCAGTACTTCGAGACGATGGTCATCGCCGAGGAGCTCGCGCACACCAAGCCGCACCCGTTGCCGTACCTCACGGGCTTGAAGGAGCTGGGCGTCTCCGCCGACACGGCGCTGGCCTTTGAGGACTCGCGCTCGGGCGTGCGTGCCGCCACGGCCGCGGGCATCCGGACGGTGGGTATCCGCTCGTCGCTGTCGGACCAAGCGTTGCGCGATGCGGGGGCCGCCTACGCGGTGACGGACTTCGAGGATCCCGTGCTCTGGGCCGAGTTGCGCGCGGCCGCCAGCGGCTATCGACAGGTCCGCGAAACGTCAGTACAAAATGGCGGATGA
- the ald gene encoding alanine dehydrogenase translates to MIVGVPKEIKTREYRVGMTPAGVRMLTTHGHKVLIEKGAGEGSGIKDSEYVAQGATIVPTAADAWSAEMVVKVKEPLPAEYGFFREGLVLYTYLHLAPEPELTRQLVKSKVTGVAYETIELADGSLPLLRPMSEVAGRMAVQVGAMCLQKEHGGKGVLLGGVPGTRRGRVVILGGGVVGQNAATIAIGMGAQVTVLDVRAHTMAYLEDVFGGAIETLYSNPTNIEEAVTRADLVVGAVLVTGAAAPKLVSEQLIGRMTPGSVVVDVAVDQGGCIETCRPTTHDNPTYEVHGVVHYCVANMPGAVAQTSTWALTNTTSSYAVKIADKGLVAAVREDPALAKGINTYQGHVTCEPVAQAHKLEYTPLSKLLSIT, encoded by the coding sequence GTGATTGTTGGCGTCCCGAAAGAGATTAAGACCCGCGAGTATCGAGTTGGCATGACCCCCGCTGGTGTCCGCATGCTCACCACGCACGGTCACAAAGTCCTCATCGAAAAAGGGGCGGGGGAGGGGAGCGGCATCAAGGATTCCGAGTATGTCGCGCAAGGCGCAACCATCGTTCCGACGGCGGCGGACGCGTGGAGTGCGGAGATGGTCGTCAAGGTCAAGGAGCCGCTCCCCGCGGAGTACGGCTTCTTCCGTGAAGGGCTGGTTCTCTACACGTACCTCCACCTGGCCCCCGAGCCGGAGCTGACGCGCCAGCTGGTGAAGTCGAAGGTGACGGGCGTCGCCTACGAGACCATCGAGCTCGCCGACGGTTCGCTGCCGCTGCTCCGCCCGATGAGCGAAGTGGCCGGTCGCATGGCCGTGCAGGTCGGTGCGATGTGCCTCCAGAAGGAGCACGGCGGCAAGGGCGTTCTCCTCGGCGGCGTGCCGGGTACGCGCCGCGGCCGCGTGGTCATCCTCGGCGGCGGCGTCGTCGGTCAGAATGCCGCGACGATCGCCATCGGCATGGGCGCGCAGGTCACCGTGCTCGACGTTCGCGCCCACACGATGGCGTACCTCGAGGACGTGTTTGGCGGCGCGATCGAGACCCTGTACTCGAACCCGACGAACATCGAAGAAGCGGTCACCCGCGCGGACCTCGTGGTGGGCGCCGTGCTGGTCACGGGCGCGGCCGCGCCGAAGCTGGTGAGCGAGCAGCTCATTGGCCGCATGACGCCGGGCTCGGTCGTCGTTGACGTCGCCGTCGATCAAGGCGGCTGCATCGAGACGTGCCGTCCGACGACGCACGACAACCCGACCTACGAAGTGCACGGTGTCGTCCACTACTGCGTGGCGAACATGCCGGGCGCGGTGGCGCAGACGAGCACGTGGGCGCTGACCAACACGACGTCGTCGTACGCCGTGAAGATCGCCGACAAGGGCCTCGTCGCCGCCGTTCGCGAAGATCCGGCGCTGGCCAAGGGCATCAACACGTACCAGGGTCACGTGACCTGCGAGCCGGTCGCGCAAGCGCACAAGCTCGAGTACACGCCGCTGTCGAAGCTTCTCTCGATCACGTGA
- a CDS encoding acyl-CoA dehydrogenase family protein yields the protein MAAATTRRKSSTFERVARGPLRLLTHFGGAEIAEKLRLRGPATKILYHGAKTGMRAATTAANAISQIGKKPAARLKPSAGSALFDPTPTEEQTLMRDTMRRFADEVLRPAAHAADEATNTPDAIFEQAHALGLAQLAIPEALGGMAESRSHVAGALIAEQLARGDMGLALAILAPLAVVNALVDWGTAEQQEIHLAPFLKGEAFVHASLALLEPRPLFDPMQPRTGAVRSNDGGWVLHGEKSLVPLAESATLFAVVADVRGRGPQVFLVDRATQGLTVTREPGMGLRAAGLGRLRLDGARVPSSALLGGDGGSFDIGTLVDRARIAWGAMAVGTGQAILDYVIPYCNDRQAFGEPVSHRQSVAFLIADMAIELEGMRLLVHRAASLAERGTGVAREAALARTQCATKGMKIGTDGVQLLGGHGFVKEHPVERWYRDLRAIAIVEGALSV from the coding sequence ATGGCGGCTGCAACGACACGTAGAAAATCGTCGACCTTCGAGCGCGTGGCGCGCGGCCCTCTGCGGCTGCTCACGCACTTCGGCGGGGCGGAAATCGCAGAGAAGCTTCGCCTGCGCGGGCCCGCGACGAAAATCCTCTACCACGGTGCCAAGACGGGCATGCGCGCGGCCACCACGGCGGCGAACGCCATCTCGCAGATCGGGAAAAAGCCTGCGGCGCGCTTGAAGCCGTCGGCCGGCTCCGCGCTCTTCGATCCGACGCCGACCGAAGAGCAAACCTTGATGCGCGACACGATGCGGCGCTTCGCCGACGAGGTGCTGCGCCCGGCCGCCCACGCCGCCGACGAAGCGACGAACACGCCCGATGCCATCTTCGAACAGGCGCACGCCCTGGGCCTGGCGCAGCTGGCCATCCCGGAAGCGCTGGGCGGCATGGCCGAATCGCGTTCGCACGTGGCGGGTGCGCTCATCGCCGAGCAGCTGGCGCGCGGCGACATGGGCCTCGCCCTGGCCATCCTCGCCCCGCTCGCCGTGGTCAATGCCCTCGTCGATTGGGGCACCGCCGAGCAGCAGGAGATCCACCTCGCACCCTTCCTCAAGGGCGAAGCCTTCGTGCACGCCTCCCTGGCGCTGCTCGAGCCGCGCCCCCTCTTCGACCCGATGCAGCCGCGCACCGGCGCCGTTCGCTCGAACGATGGCGGGTGGGTCCTCCACGGGGAAAAATCGCTGGTGCCGCTTGCCGAAAGCGCCACCCTGTTCGCCGTGGTCGCCGACGTGCGCGGCCGCGGACCGCAGGTGTTCCTCGTGGATCGCGCCACACAAGGCCTCACCGTCACACGCGAGCCCGGCATGGGGCTTCGCGCTGCGGGGCTCGGGCGCCTTCGCCTCGACGGCGCACGCGTTCCCTCGAGCGCCTTGCTCGGCGGTGATGGCGGAAGCTTCGACATCGGCACCTTGGTCGATCGCGCGCGCATCGCCTGGGGCGCGATGGCCGTCGGCACGGGGCAGGCCATCCTCGATTACGTCATCCCGTACTGCAACGACCGACAAGCGTTCGGCGAGCCCGTGTCGCACCGTCAATCGGTCGCATTTCTCATTGCCGACATGGCCATCGAACTCGAGGGCATGCGCCTGCTCGTGCATCGCGCGGCCAGCTTGGCCGAGCGCGGCACCGGCGTCGCCCGCGAGGCCGCCTTGGCGCGCACGCAGTGTGCGACCAAAGGCATGAAAATCGGCACGGACGGCGTGCAGCTGCTCGGCGGGCACGGCTTCGTCAAGGAACACCCCGTCGAGCGCTGGTACCGCGATCTGCGGGCCATCGCCATCGTCGAAGGCGCACTTTCGGTCTGA
- a CDS encoding galactose mutarotase yields the protein MGRELFGKGPDGEDVHRYVLSNDAGVSVDVIGYGATITAAHVPDRTGTKRNVVLGFSSLAPYLGPHPALGAVMGRFANRIAGGRFTLDGTVYKLPINNNGNTLHGGKRGFDRYTWREVEFDASRARLVLGHTSPDGDEGFPGTLDVRVTYTLTAKNELCIDYFATTDKPTVVNLTNHAYFNLSGEGTGDILDHELVIFADSFAPVHRNQIPLGELQDVTGTPLDFRQATPIGARIRQGHEQLVRGMGYDHCYFLKKPAGTPADQPIHAARVRSPKTGIVLDTYTTEPGVEFFTGNVFDATLVGPSGSVYRQTDGLCLETQHFPDSPNQPAFPSSVLRPGTPFTSRTIYQFGVSD from the coding sequence ATGGGACGAGAGCTTTTCGGTAAGGGGCCCGATGGAGAGGACGTCCATCGTTACGTGCTGTCCAACGATGCGGGCGTCTCGGTCGACGTCATCGGCTACGGCGCCACCATCACGGCGGCGCACGTGCCCGATCGCACGGGCACGAAGCGCAACGTGGTGCTCGGCTTTTCGTCTCTCGCGCCGTATCTCGGACCGCACCCGGCGCTGGGCGCGGTGATGGGGCGCTTTGCCAACCGCATCGCGGGCGGCAGGTTCACCTTGGACGGCACGGTGTACAAGCTGCCGATCAACAACAATGGGAATACGCTCCACGGCGGCAAGCGCGGGTTCGATCGCTACACCTGGCGCGAGGTCGAGTTCGACGCTTCGAGGGCGCGCCTGGTTCTCGGGCATACGAGCCCGGACGGCGACGAGGGCTTCCCCGGCACCCTCGACGTGCGCGTGACGTACACGCTCACCGCGAAAAACGAGCTGTGCATCGATTACTTCGCCACCACGGACAAGCCCACGGTGGTCAACCTCACGAACCACGCGTACTTCAATTTGTCCGGCGAGGGCACGGGCGACATCCTCGATCACGAGCTGGTCATCTTCGCCGACAGCTTCGCGCCGGTGCATCGCAACCAGATCCCCCTAGGCGAGCTCCAAGACGTGACGGGTACGCCGCTCGATTTCCGCCAGGCCACGCCCATCGGCGCGCGCATCCGCCAAGGGCACGAGCAACTCGTGCGCGGCATGGGCTACGACCACTGTTACTTCCTCAAGAAGCCCGCCGGTACGCCCGCCGATCAACCGATCCACGCGGCGCGGGTGCGAAGCCCGAAGACGGGCATCGTGCTCGACACGTACACCACGGAGCCCGGTGTCGAGTTCTTCACCGGCAACGTCTTCGATGCGACCCTCGTGGGCCCGAGCGGCTCGGTCTACCGCCAGACCGATGGCCTCTGCCTGGAGACGCAGCACTTCCCCGACTCCCCGAACCAGCCCGCGTTTCCCTCGAGCGTGCTGCGCCCAGGCACGCCGTTCACGAGCCGCACGATTTACCAATTCGGCGTGTCCGACTAG
- a CDS encoding AraC family transcriptional regulator: protein MLDETNRTRRRKNAPGSAGRDLLLTPENLVANTVVAIHHLFGHGATKDVHGSPIPMGLRQPLGTQEGDGYWDFFHPAPYVMLSITDCTYRAPHWTPVQGENVFKVRLVCSGKLLDADGNPIVTGPGMFNSYHPCGVDSGYFIDAGAPTKFIVLHFFPEAISETLGLSMDELPSFLAKPLMGMESEIARDVGPLSPAMLETAREVFESRHLFSGGYQRNFLRAKCLEILTRVTSEARDAEFREGAVLEFSARDRQAVADACEHLALHYGKPPSIRALARRVGMSGTQLKQAFRHLTGTTIYAFVLDVRMRRASTMLRAGEHSISEIAYAVGYSYPANFSLAFKRHYGFLPRALKPRHRG, encoded by the coding sequence GTGTTGGACGAAACGAACCGCACTCGACGGAGGAAAAATGCACCGGGGAGCGCGGGCCGAGATCTGCTGCTCACACCCGAGAACCTCGTCGCGAATACCGTCGTCGCCATCCACCATCTCTTCGGGCACGGCGCGACCAAGGACGTGCATGGCTCGCCCATTCCCATGGGTCTGCGCCAGCCCTTGGGAACTCAGGAAGGAGATGGCTACTGGGACTTTTTCCACCCCGCACCGTACGTCATGTTGTCCATCACGGATTGTACGTACAGGGCTCCCCATTGGACTCCCGTACAGGGCGAGAATGTGTTCAAGGTCCGCCTCGTATGCTCGGGTAAGTTGCTCGACGCCGACGGAAATCCCATCGTCACCGGTCCGGGGATGTTCAATTCGTACCATCCATGCGGTGTCGATTCGGGCTACTTCATCGATGCCGGCGCTCCGACGAAATTCATCGTCCTCCATTTCTTTCCCGAGGCCATTTCCGAAACCTTGGGCTTGTCCATGGACGAACTCCCGAGCTTCCTGGCGAAACCGCTGATGGGAATGGAGTCGGAGATTGCGCGTGACGTGGGCCCTTTGAGCCCGGCTATGCTCGAGACGGCGCGCGAGGTGTTCGAGTCCCGCCACCTGTTCTCGGGGGGATACCAGCGCAACTTTTTACGGGCCAAATGCCTCGAAATTCTCACACGCGTGACCAGCGAGGCGAGAGATGCCGAATTTCGAGAAGGAGCTGTACTCGAATTCAGCGCGCGGGATCGCCAAGCCGTGGCCGATGCTTGTGAACACCTCGCGCTTCATTACGGCAAACCGCCATCGATTCGCGCACTCGCGCGCCGTGTGGGGATGAGCGGAACGCAATTGAAGCAAGCCTTCAGGCATCTCACCGGCACCACGATCTATGCCTTCGTGCTGGACGTGCGGATGCGCCGAGCCTCCACCATGTTGCGCGCGGGGGAGCATTCGATCAGCGAAATCGCCTATGCCGTCGGCTATTCTTATCCGGCCAACTTCAGCCTTGCGTTCAAACGGCACTACGGATTTCTGCCCCGCGCGTTGAAGCCTCGGCACCGAGGCTGA
- a CDS encoding amidohydrolase family protein yields the protein MSIRSVFFRAAAVILGMGCVSSQPSAGNGSSSETRWYLTNVTVLDGTGAAPRAGMTIVISAQRIVDIVPSDGRPPTSDGTVVDGHGRFVMAGLWDSHVHALNNDADVQLYIAMGVTGVRYMWGFPEMHVWRSEIDAGKRLGPRSLIASPIFDGVPVFHTGSVGISNEAEARTAVRQAKSEGADFIKVYSFLTPANYSAISDEASKLGLPVAGHIPDLVPAGTASAAGLRTAEHLYGIPEATSSREADARGLLAAALEDWSKLASPTPAERAAFLRRREAATLLAARSYDESKASALFQQLKDNGTWQTPTLTVLRATGLLDGKVGDANGLRYVPPRLLAFWEGFIANFRASHGEQGVAEAKELYELQLRLTGAMHRAGVGLLAGTDVVNPYCIAGFGLHDELELLVQAGLTPMAALQTATVNPARAFGLSDSMGTVTAGKVADFVVLDANPLDDIRNTRSIDAVVVRGRLISHEERQKILADVEARVHAPADAGTSPQEHEGP from the coding sequence GTGAGTATCCGATCCGTATTCTTCCGAGCCGCCGCCGTGATCCTGGGAATGGGCTGCGTGTCCAGCCAGCCGAGCGCAGGGAATGGTTCCAGTTCCGAAACCAGGTGGTACCTCACCAACGTGACGGTGCTCGACGGCACCGGAGCGGCGCCCCGTGCAGGAATGACCATCGTCATTTCGGCGCAGCGCATCGTCGACATCGTGCCCAGCGATGGTCGACCACCGACGTCGGATGGCACCGTCGTGGATGGCCACGGACGGTTCGTCATGGCGGGGCTGTGGGACTCTCACGTTCACGCCCTGAACAACGATGCCGACGTCCAACTTTACATTGCCATGGGCGTCACGGGCGTGCGCTACATGTGGGGCTTCCCCGAGATGCATGTCTGGCGCTCGGAGATCGATGCGGGCAAACGATTGGGCCCCCGCTCGCTCATCGCCAGCCCGATCTTCGATGGAGTGCCCGTCTTCCACACAGGCTCCGTGGGCATATCGAACGAGGCGGAGGCTCGCACCGCCGTTCGGCAGGCGAAGAGCGAGGGCGCCGATTTCATCAAGGTTTACTCCTTTCTGACACCAGCAAACTACTCGGCCATCAGCGACGAAGCCTCCAAGTTGGGACTTCCCGTCGCCGGACATATTCCTGATCTGGTACCGGCGGGAACGGCTTCGGCTGCGGGACTGCGCACCGCCGAACACCTCTATGGCATACCCGAGGCAACGTCGAGCCGGGAAGCGGACGCACGTGGACTGCTGGCCGCCGCCCTCGAGGATTGGAGCAAGCTTGCGAGCCCCACGCCGGCGGAAAGGGCCGCGTTTCTTCGCCGCCGCGAGGCGGCAACCCTGCTGGCCGCGCGCTCTTATGACGAGAGCAAAGCCTCGGCGTTGTTCCAGCAGCTGAAAGACAACGGCACCTGGCAAACGCCCACGTTGACCGTGCTTCGCGCGACGGGGCTCTTGGATGGGAAGGTGGGGGATGCGAATGGCCTGCGCTACGTCCCTCCGCGCTTGCTGGCATTTTGGGAAGGCTTCATCGCCAATTTTCGGGCGTCGCACGGCGAACAGGGCGTGGCGGAGGCCAAGGAGCTCTACGAGCTTCAGCTTCGCCTCACCGGCGCCATGCATCGCGCGGGGGTCGGGCTCCTCGCCGGCACCGACGTGGTGAATCCATACTGCATCGCCGGCTTCGGATTGCACGACGAGCTGGAGCTGCTGGTCCAAGCGGGGCTGACGCCTATGGCCGCGCTGCAAACGGCGACGGTCAATCCGGCGCGGGCGTTCGGCCTGTCGGATTCAATGGGAACCGTCACCGCAGGCAAGGTGGCCGACTTCGTCGTGCTCGATGCGAATCCGCTCGACGACATCCGCAATACCCGAAGCATCGACGCGGTGGTCGTGCGCGGGCGGCTCATTTCCCACGAGGAGCGTCAGAAGATCTTGGCCGACGTGGAGGCTCGGGTTCATGCGCCGGCAGACGCAGGAACGAGTCCTCAGGAGCACGAAGGGCCTTAA
- a CDS encoding S-methyl-5'-thioadenosine phosphorylase: protein MIGVIGGSGLYRMDDIADARWENVTSPFGAPSDALLFGRLAGHDVVFLPRHGRGHRIPPTDINVRANIDVLKRAGCTQILSLTAVGSLREELPPGTLVVVDQFIDRTFARVKSFFGPGFTGHVSLAEPVCGRMGDATTEAAKSQRIPVSRGGTYIVMEGPQFSTRAESELYRSWGCSVIGMTAMPEAKLAREAEMCFCTVAMVTDYDCWHTAHGAVTAHAVAEVMAGNVTHAQNLLRNVVPALAGVGTCDRGCHTALEGAVMTAPEMYDPALVSKLDAVCGRFLGKGKN, encoded by the coding sequence ATGATCGGTGTCATCGGCGGCAGTGGGCTGTATCGGATGGACGACATCGCGGATGCGCGATGGGAGAACGTAACTTCCCCGTTCGGGGCCCCTTCCGATGCGCTGCTGTTCGGGCGCTTGGCCGGGCACGACGTCGTGTTCCTGCCGCGCCATGGTCGCGGGCACCGCATCCCGCCGACGGACATCAACGTGCGCGCCAACATCGACGTTCTCAAGCGCGCAGGGTGCACGCAGATCCTCTCGCTCACGGCGGTGGGCAGCCTTCGTGAGGAGCTTCCGCCGGGCACGCTCGTCGTGGTGGATCAATTCATCGACCGCACCTTTGCGCGCGTAAAGTCCTTCTTTGGCCCGGGCTTCACCGGGCACGTCTCGCTGGCGGAGCCGGTCTGCGGGCGCATGGGCGACGCCACCACGGAGGCCGCGAAGTCGCAGCGGATTCCGGTGAGCCGCGGCGGCACGTACATCGTCATGGAGGGTCCGCAGTTTTCGACGCGGGCCGAGTCGGAGTTGTACCGCTCGTGGGGTTGCTCGGTCATCGGCATGACGGCCATGCCGGAGGCGAAGCTCGCGCGCGAGGCGGAGATGTGCTTCTGCACCGTGGCCATGGTCACCGATTACGACTGCTGGCACACGGCCCACGGCGCGGTGACCGCGCACGCGGTGGCCGAGGTGATGGCCGGCAACGTGACCCACGCGCAGAACCTGCTGCGCAATGTCGTGCCGGCCCTCGCGGGCGTGGGCACGTGCGATCGCGGTTGCCACACGGCGCTGGAAGGGGCGGTGATGACCGCACCGGAGATGTACGATCCGGCGCTGGTGAGCAAGCTGGATGCCGTGTGCGGGCGCTTTCTTGGGAAGGGGAAAAACTGA
- a CDS encoding HAD-IA family hydrolase, with protein MIDRALVERVDLLCLDAGNTVVFLDHARIARFLESRGVEVELSELVKAEGSAKRGLAGDGSGEVVAFEWAHQGEPGGAEWGKVMGTILALGGRIPRVRVPELLAALWAEHLRFNLYSRVPEGLPAAVSRLRAAGVKVAIISNSEGRLAALFEELGILACFDRVVDSGVVGVAKPDPRIFTFATEAFGISPDRALHLGDTFATDVAGARAAGIRTALLDPFLHYPGLYPDVPRVDSVEQVADAIVDLR; from the coding sequence GTGATCGATCGCGCCCTCGTCGAGCGCGTCGATCTTCTGTGCCTCGACGCTGGCAACACGGTCGTTTTTCTCGACCATGCCCGCATCGCGCGATTCTTGGAATCGCGCGGTGTGGAGGTCGAGCTTTCCGAGCTGGTGAAGGCGGAGGGCTCGGCCAAGCGAGGGCTCGCCGGCGATGGATCGGGCGAGGTCGTCGCGTTCGAGTGGGCCCACCAGGGTGAACCCGGCGGCGCCGAGTGGGGCAAGGTGATGGGTACCATCCTGGCCCTCGGTGGCCGCATCCCCCGCGTGCGCGTGCCCGAGCTTCTCGCTGCGCTCTGGGCGGAGCATCTGCGCTTCAATTTGTACTCGCGCGTGCCGGAGGGCCTTCCCGCCGCCGTTTCGCGACTTCGTGCGGCCGGCGTGAAGGTGGCCATCATCAGCAATTCGGAAGGGCGGCTTGCCGCGCTGTTCGAGGAGCTGGGCATCCTCGCCTGTTTCGACCGGGTCGTCGACAGCGGCGTCGTGGGCGTGGCCAAGCCCGATCCGCGCATCTTCACCTTCGCGACGGAGGCCTTCGGCATCTCACCGGATCGCGCCCTGCATCTCGGCGACACCTTCGCCACCGACGTGGCCGGCGCCCGCGCGGCCGGCATCCGCACCGCGCTCCTCGATCCGTTCCTGCACTACCCCGGCCTATACCCCGACGTCCCGCGTGTCGACAGCGTCGAGCAGGTCGCCGACGCCATCGTCGACCTCCGTTAA